Proteins encoded in a region of the Lepeophtheirus salmonis chromosome 6, UVic_Lsal_1.4, whole genome shotgun sequence genome:
- the LOC121119231 gene encoding trypsin-1: MMKFFCTLLFLVVAANAFPPQIKFSESFMRVKSMRQRFGGRIVGGEEVEPNSIPFQISFQTTGGLHFCGASVMDKDTIITAAHCCDSFFPWEVQVVAGEHDLFSTSGDEQKIAVSDITYHEMFETHGTNYDVCLLKLKSSLDLNEKVKPVALPEKDQEFTGDAVVSGWGTIYSDGPSSPLLRSVTVQIVSDEDCSDAYPGSTDETMICAAAAGKDSCQGDSGGPLAQDGTLVGIVSWGRGCAFPGYPGVYGKVSQFIDWIVEHK, from the exons ATGATGAAATTCTTCTGTACCCTTTTATTCTTGGTTGTTGCAGCCAATGCTTTTCCCCCTCAGATCAAATTCTCTGAGAGTTTTATGAGAGTAAAGTCCATGAGACAGAGATTCGGGGGAAGAATTGTCGGAGGTGAAGAAGTTGAACCCAACTCCATTCCTTTCCAAATTTCATTCCAAACTACCGGAGGATTGCATTTCTGTGGTGCTTCTGTCATGGACAAGGACACTATTATCACTGCTGCTCATTGCTGTGACAGCTTCTTCCCGTGGGAAGTCCAAGTTGTTGCTGGTGAACACGATCTCTTTTCTACTAGTGGAGATGAACAAAAGATTGCTGTATCTGATATCACATACCACGAGATGTTTGAAACCCATGGAACTAACTATGACGTTTGTCTTTTGAAGTTGAAGTCCTCCTTGGACCTCAACGA gaaAGTCAAGCCTGTTGCTCTCCCAGAAAAGGACCAAGAATTCACCGGTGATGCTGTTGTGTCCGGATGGGGAACTATCTATTCCGATGGCCCATCTTCTCCTCTCCTTAGATCTGTTACTGTCCAAATTGTTTCTGATGAAG ATTGTAGTGATGCCTACCCTGGATCAACTGATGAGACTATGATTTGTGCTGCTGCTGCTGGAAAAGACTCCTGCCAAGGTGACTCCGGTGGCCCATTGGCTCAAGACGGAACCCTCGTTGGTATAGTTTCTTGGGGGCGTGGTTGTGCTTTCCCTGGATATCCAGGTGTCTACGGCAAGGTCTCCCAATTCATTGACTGGATTGTTGAacacaaataa